CCACCGGGTCGTGGATGCCACGATGAGGGCATGGAAGCCCGACCGGAGACGTCAACGCCGATCGACTACATCGCCCTGACCCGCGACCGGTACGACCTCCTGGGCTACCCCCCGTACCAGTGGGCCAAGTTGACCGATACGCCGCCGTGGACGCCGCTGGCCCGACCCCTCGCCGAGTCGACGGTGGCCCTAATCGGATCAGGCGGCGCCTATCGCGAGGGACAGACGGCCTTCCACTGGAAGGACGACACCGGTGTCCGGCGCATCCCATCGGCCGATCCGGCCACCGACATCCGGGTTACCCACTTCGCCTACGACCTCGAGCCGGCCCGCGAGGACCCGAACATCGTGTTCCCCGTGGACCGGCTTCGCGACCTGGTCGACGAGGGCGTGATCGGCGGCTTGGCTCCCACGGCACTGGGGTGCATGGGTGGCATCTACTCCGTCCGTCGGGCCACCGAGGAACTGGCCCCAGCCGTTGTTGCTGAGATTACGGCCATGGACGTCGACCTGGCCCTGCTGGTGCCCGTCTGACCGGTCTGTCACCAGACCGTGGGTCTGGTAGCGAGGGCATTGGAGGCTGCCGGCGTGCCGACCTTGTGCCTGACATCTGCGTACAGCATCACCGCGTCGGTGAACCCGCCGAGGGCCGCTTTCTCGGACCTGCCGCTGGGCCATACCGTCGGTCGGCCCCACCAACCGGAGTTCCAACGCGACTTGCTGCGTCGGGCACTGAACGCGGCAGTCAACATGGACGCCCCGGGGACCATTGCCACCACCGGCGTGACCTGGGACCGCGACGGCTCCTGGAAGCAGCGGGCCACGCCCACCGGGATGGAGTCCGAGGAGGATGCGTCGAGGGACGGCGACCCGGGAGACTCCCGCAACGTCCGCGTCGACACCCCGCAGTACCAGTATGAGTCCGACCGGCTGGCCGCCGGATCGGGTTCGTGATTCCCGTTTACTGACCAACTTTGCTGACTCCCAGTCCCGGAGGAATCCCATGCCCGTCGCTTCCGACCTGCAACCACTGTTGGATGTCATCGCCAATCGGCGGGATCCCGATGGCCCCATCGATGTCGAGGAACTCCGGGAGGGTTACCGGGCCCTCTGCACCAGTGGGCAGCACCTCGCCGCCGAGGTGTCTGAGGTAACCGAACGGATGATTCCCGGGCCCGATGGCGACCTCCCAATACGCGTCTACCGGGCGGAGGGGCTGGGCGACCGGGCCCCCGTGGTACTTCACCTGCATGGTGGCGGGTGGACGATTGGCGACCTGGAGGGCTACGACGAGCAGTTTCGGGCCGTGGCGTCAACCGCTGGAGCGGTGGTGGTGGCCCTCGAGTACCGGCTTGCCCCCGAGCATCCCTTTCCAGCGGCCGTAGACGACTCCTGGGCGGCCCTCTGCTGGGTGTCGGAGCACGCAGCCGAACTCGGGATCGATCCTGAGCGACTGGTGGTGGCCGGTGACAGTGCCGGCGGCAACCTGAGTGCGATTCTGTCTCTGCTGGCCAGGGATCGTGGTGGTCCGACCATCGCCCACCAGTTCCTGATCTATCCGGCCACCGATTTCGACTACGACTCAGGACGCTGGCCGTCGTTGGAGGAAAACGCCACGGGGTACTTCCTGGAGTTGAGGACCATGCGGTGGTTCGCCGAAAACGTTGCCGGAGATCAGGATCTGACCGCAGAGCCCCTAGCCGCGCCGATACGCGCCGAGAACCATGTGGGCCTTCCGCCGGCCACCTTGATGGTGGGCGGTTTCGATCCGCTACGAGATGAGTGCCTGGGCTATGCCGAGGTGCTCCGATCGGCTGGCGTGCCGGTCGATGTGATCTATCACGAGGAGCAGATCCACGGGTACTGGATCGTCGCTCCGCTGGTGCCGTCATCGGAAGCGGCACGAGATACCGACCTGGCGGCCCTACGAGCGGCCGTCGGGGCGCTGCCTGTCGGTTAGCCCCGTCGGTTAGGCCCAGTCGGAAGGCCCGTCGACCAGGCCCGCAGGTCAGTTCGGTTCGGCCACCGTTCCAGCAGCCACCAGGGCATCGATCTCGGCACCGGTACGACCCATGGCCATCAGTACCTCGCGGGTGTGCTGGCCGATGGTAGGCGCCGTCGACCGGGCCGCCCACGGTGTCCCACGGAAGTCCACCGGCGTGGCCACCATGGTGGTCGACGACACGTCGTCGGGAACGTCGACCAGAGCGCCCGAACCGTGGAAGGCAGGGTCGGCCAATAGGTCGTCGGGTGAGTTGATGGGCGCCCAGAAGAAGTCGGGTTCCGTGGCGAACACCTCGGTCCACTCGTCCAGCGTCTGGGTGGCGAAGATCCCGTCCAGCATGCTGACGAGTTCAGATGCATTGGCCGCCCGCTCCCGGGGTCGGGCGAACCGCTCGTCGTCCAACCACTCGGGGTGGCCGACTGCCCGGGCCAACGGCGGCCAATGGCGCTCGCCCTCCAGCCCGACGATCCAGAACCGTCGACCGCAGCCCGCCGTGTAGTTGTTCATGGCCGGATTACCCATAGACGTGCGTTCGCCGATCTCCAGGGTGACGCCCCACATCAGTAGCAGGTTCAGGTCGAAACTGATGGTGTAGGCGCCCTGGCGAATGAGCGACGTTTCGACGAGTTGGCCCTGACCGGTCCGTTCCCGGTCAAACAGGGCGGCTGACACTGCGGCGGCAGCGGCGAGGCCGGTCGAGTGGTCGCCCATCCCACCACGTTGGAAGGGAGGATCGCCGCCCGGTGGCGTTAGCAGGCCGGCCACCCCGGACCGAGCCCAGAAGGCGCCAATGTCGAAGGCCGCCCGGTCGGCATCGGGACCCTCGGAGCCGTAACCGGTGATCTGGCAGTACACGAGGCGAGGTAGTCGCTCGCTGACCGACGCGTGATCGAGGCCCAGGCGTTCGAGCGCACCGACCCGAAGGTTGGTCACGAACACATCGGCATCGGCCAGGAGTTCCATGGCGATAGCCATACCGTCGTCGGTTCCGAGGTCGACGGCGATGCCCTTTTTGGATCGGTTGTCCATCTCGAATATCGGGTTGGTGGGCATGTCGCCGCCCAGCATCCACTGGAACATGCGGCACGGGTCGCCCGACGGGGGTTCGATCTTGACCACGTCGGCCCCCCAGTCGGCGAGGATCCCGCCGGCGGCGGGGCCGGCGACCCACACACCGAGTTCCACGACCTTCACGCCTCGCATGGGGCCGGTCGCCACTCCCTCGTTCGGAACCGTGTCCCGACCAACTCCTGTTTCAGTCATGTCCGCCACTTCCTCCTGAGGCTGCGACAGACAGGATGGTGATAATCAACGGGAAAACGTTCTCCATGATTGAGTGTCCCATGGGACCGACGGTCCGACAAGAACACGCCGGGTACCGTCGGACGGTGATCTTGTTCGTGTGTACCGGCAACACCTGCCGGTCGGCCATGGCTGAGGCGGTGCTGCGGGCCCGCCTGAACGAGCGCGGCGGGGACGTTTCGGCATTGTTCCCGACGGTGGCATCAGCTGGGACCGAGGTCCGTGGGGGCGCGGACGGAGCCGGGGCGCACCCATTGGCTGTTGAGGTGCTCGCCGAGCGAGGCATCGACCTCGGTGGGCATGTCAGCAGGTCGTTGACCTTTGAACTGGTGGCCGGCGCCGACCTGGTGGTGGCCATGACCCGCCTCCATCAGGCAGCCGTTTCTGCGCTCGATCCCCCGGTCCGTGCCCGGAACTTCCTGGCCGGCGAGGTGGTACGGCTTGGAGGGCTGGTCGGTCCACGGGAGGATCGACCGTTGGACGAGTGGATCCGGGTACTGGACGGGGCCCGGGGCGGCCACTTCACCACCGGACGGGTGGCCGACGAGGTGGCCGATCCATGGGGCGAACCGATCAACGAGTACCGACGATGCGCCGATCGACTAGATGGCATTGCCACAGCTCTTGCCCGGCTGCTCGCCTAGTCGAAGGAAATAGGTTGATCTGACGGACCGTCAGATCAATGGAGGGCCGGAGTACCGTTTGGCCGTGGACTTCACCCGTACCCCGACCGAAGAGGCCTTCGCCGACGAGGTACGCACCTGGCTAGCGGAACACCTGGTGGGCGAGTTCGCTGACCTACGGGGTCGTGGCGGGGTAGGCCAGGAAGACGTGGCCCCCGAACTCCTCCTGGAGTGGGAGCGCGAACTGGCCTCCGGCGGGTGGCTCGGCATCGACTACCCGGTCCACCTCGGAGGACGTGACGCCACCCTGACCGAGCAGGTGATCTTCCACCAGACGTACGTGGAGGCCCGGGCCCCTGGACGCTTTCCCAACATCGGACTGAACCTGCTCGGACCGACCGTGGTGGCCTACGGGACCGAGGCCCAGCAGGAACGGTTCGTCCGCCCGATCCTCGCCGGTATCGAACACTGGTGTCAGGGGTATTCCGAGCCCGACGCCGGCTCGGACCTGGCCAACGTGGCCACCCGGGCCCGCCTGGACGGCGACCGGTGGTTGGTCACCGGCCAGAAGATCTGGACGTCGCTGGCCCAGTTCGCCCAGTGGGCCTTCGTGGTCTGCCGGACCGACCCGACCACCGAACGCCACGCCGGACTCTCCTACCTCCTGGTGCCCATGGACCAGGCTGGCATCGAGATGCGACCCATCGTGCAGATCACCGGTGGCACCGAGTTCAACGAGGTGTTCTTCGACGACGCCGAGACCGACGCCGATCTAGTGGTCGGCGAGGTGGGCGGCGGCTGGGCGGTGGCCATGGGAACCCTCGGATTCGAGCGGGGAGCCTCGACCCTCGGCCAGCAGACCGGGTACCGACAAGAACTTGATGCCCTCATGGACCTGGCCCGGAACAACGGGTCGATCGAGGACCCGTCGCTTCGCCAGGACCTCATGCGGGCATGGAGCGAACTGGAAATTCTCCGTTACAACCAACTCCGGATGCTCACCGCGCTGGTGGCTGACGGCGTGCCCGGCCCGGAGATGTCCATCGGGAAGCTCTACTGGGCCTCGTGGCACCGTCGCCTCGGTGAACTGGGAATCCGGATTCGTGGAGCCAGCGGCATGATTGGGGTCGACGCCACCTCACCGCTCGAGGATCCCCTCGGGGCCAACTACCGGTTAGACCGCCTACAGCGCACCTTTCTTTACAGCCGGTCCCACACCATCTACGGCGGGTCAAACCAGGTGCAACGCAACGTGATCGGCGAACGAGTCCTCGGCCTGCCACGGGAGCCCCGTTAGGCCGATCGGGGCCACCGACTCGCCGTCCCGTACGCTTTTCGCACTGATCCCTTTCCTCTCCGCAACCCAGGAGCAGTCCCATGTCCGAGGCCTACATCGTCGACGCCATTCGAACGCCCACGGGCAAGAAGGGCGGCGGGTTGTCCCAGGTGCATCCCGCCGACCTGGGAGCGCACGTGATCAGCGGCGTCTTGGAACGCAACGACGTCGACCCGATGGCCGTCGACGACGTGGTCATGGGCTGTGTGGACAACCTCGGCCCCCAGGCCGGAGATATTGCCCGTACGGCCTGGTTGGCTGCCGGTCTGCCCGAGGCCGTCCCCGGCACCACCGTGGATCGCCAGTGCGGTTCGGGCCAGCAGGCCGTGAGCTTCGCGGCGATGGGCGTCATGGCCGGAGTACAGGATCTGGTGGTGGCTGGCGGCATGCAGAACATGAGCATGATTCCCATCGGCCTAGCCCTCGAGGCCGCCAAGCCGTTCGGCCATGAAGACCCCTTCAGCGGCTCGACCGGGTGGGTGGATCGCTACGGCACTCAGGAAGTGTCCCAGTTCCGGGGCGCCGAGATGATCGCCGAGAAGTGGGACTTTTCTCGCGAGACCATGGAGGCCTTCGCCTTCGAGAGCCACCAGCGGGCCATCAGGGCCATCGACGAGGGCCGGTTCGATTCCGAGGTCAGCCCGTTAGCCGACGTCGAGGCCGACGAGGGCCCTCGTCGAGGCGGCAGCCTGGAGAAGATGGCGCAACTGGCGCCACTGGTCGAGGGTGGACGGATCACCGCAGCGCTGGCCAGTCAGGTCAGCGACGGCGCGGCCGCCCTGTTGATCGCGTCGGAACAGGCGGTCGCCGATCATGGCCTGACCCCCCGGGCCCGAATCCACCACATGAGTGTTCGGGGCGATGACCCGATCTACATGCTCACCGGCCCGATTGCAGCGACCACCCACGCGCTAGAGAAGACGGGCATGTCGATCGACGACTTCGACCTCTTCGAGTGCAACGAGGCGTTCGCCCCGGTGCCGCTGGCGTGGATGCTCGAACACAGCGTGCCGCACGAGAAGGTCAACGTGAACGGTGGAGCGATCGCGCTGGGGCATCCGCTGGGATGCAGCGGCGCAAAGCTCATGACGACGCTCCTGTACGAGTTGGAGCGCACCGGTGGCCGCTATGGCTTCCAGACCATGTGTGAGGGCGGCGGCCAGGCCAACGTAACCATCCTCGAGCGGCTCTGATCTGGTGGTCCGCACGGCCTGCCCCAGGAGTTCAGTCAAGAAACGTATCGACCAGGCCCCAGTCGAGTGCCGTGGCGACGTCGATGGTGGTGCCGGTCAGGCACAACCACGCGGTGCGTTGGCGACCAATCCGCCGGGGCACGCTGACCGTCCCGCCAGCACCCGGGATCAGTCCCATGGAGACCTCTGGCAGCCGGAACGTCGCTGCAGCAGTGGCCTCGATCCGATCGGCAAAAGCGGCCAACTCCACGCCCGACCCGACCGCCGGTCCCTGGACGGTCACCGTCAGGCGTGGGGCCAGCCGATCCAGCCACGAAGCGGCGTTGCCCGACGACCGGATCAGGTGGGCCGTCGCCGAGTTGTCGACTGTTCCGAACTCGGCCGGGTCTCCGCCGCAGCAGAAGGCTGACCCGGCGCCGGTCAGGTGAACGGGCCGATCATCGCCCGAGACAGCGAGCGGGCGAAGTGCTTCGACGAGGGCGTCACGCATGGCCGCCGACCAGGCGTTGCGGAGCCGGGGTCGATTCAGCGTCAGCCGGACGACATCGCCGGAGGCATCCACCAAGACCGGCGGGTCGGATTCCCCGGGGCGGGCCCGACGTCCACGGCCGTCCAACCAGCGGGCGAACTCCGGTCCGCCCTGCAAGGTGCCAAAGGCCGTGCTCTCGAGGAGCAGCCCACCATCGGTCGACATGCCACCACCGTGACGGAGCACCTGGCAGCAGGTCACGGCGGCCATCGGGTTGGCCATCACCCCGTCGACCACCGCGGCCGCCGCATCGGGATCGGCGACCAGGACGTCCAGGGCAGGTGCCGTGCCCACAGGAGCGATGCCTACCGAGACGAGTGGAAGCCCATCCAGCACGGCTGTGGTCCCCGCAGTCAGACGGTCGGCGTCGTCGATCACCAGCACCGGTGCATCCCTTAGGGCGCCAAGGTCCAGGTCGACGGTCGGTGCGCTCAGCAGATCGGTGGCCTCAGCAGCGGACCAGACCCGGACGGAGCCCGAACCAGTCACGAGGTTGGTTTCATTGGGTCGAACCGTCGCCGAGGTCGGCCAGGTCGGCCCGCAGGACCCGCCGGAGGAGTTTCCCGGTGTCGTTGTAGGGGAGGGCGTCCACGAACGCCACGTGGTCCGGCGTGCGGTTGGAACGCAGCTCGGCCCGTACGGCTTCCTGCAACTCGTCGGCACCCACCGTCGAGCCGGTGGAGCGGACCACGGCGGCCACGATCCGTTCGCCCCACTGCGCATCAGGCAGGCCAATGGCTGCCGCATCGGACACCCCGGGGTGGTCGACGAGCACGGCCTCAATTTCGCTGGGGGAGATGTTCTGGCCGCCCTTGACGATGACGTCGTCGATCCGGCCCGACACGTGGAGGAAGCCGTCGTCTCCCATCCAGCCGCCGTCGTGGGTGGGGAACCAGCCCTCAGAGGTCAGGCGGGGCGCCAGGCCCCGGTACTCGCCGGACACCTGTTCGCCCCGCACCCAGATCTCCCCCGGCTCGCCGGTGGCCACTTCGGTTCCGTCCTCGTCGCGGATCGACACCTCGATGCTGGGCAGCGGACGCCCTGCCGAACCGAGGCGGGCCCGGATGGATTCGTCGTCGCTGGCCAGGGCCTCGCGGTGCTCCTGTGGACCCAAAAGGGCCACCGTGGAGCTCGTCTCGGTCAACCCGTAGGCGTTGACGAAGGCCGTGTCGGGAAGAAGTTGGAGGGCCCGTTCGATGGTTGGGCGGGGCATCTTCCCCCCGCCGTAGGACAGCGACCTGAGGCTGGGCAGGTAAGCCCCGTCTGGAGTCGCATCGTCCGCGACCTCCGCGTCGAGGTATTCGACGATCCGGGTCAGCATGGTGGGTACCACCATGGCGCTGGTGACGCCTTCAGTGCGCACCAGATCGACCCAGGCGGCAGCGTCGAAGGCGGGTAACTGCACGATGCGCCGACCGGCATAGACGTTAGACAGGATGGCTGCCATGCCCGCCACGTGGTAAGGCGGCACGCTGACCAGAGCCGCCTCCTCCTCGCCTGCCCCCATGAACTCGACTGAGCCGAGCACGTAGGACACGAGATGCCGGTGGCGAAGTACGGCGGCCTTGGGATCGCCGGTCGTGCCACTGGTGAACAAGAGGATGGCCGTTCCCTCACCCTCCATGTCCCATTCGGGAGAAGGCGCCAAGGCGTCGACAAGGTCGGCCAGCAGGGCGTCCCTGTCCACGACTGACACGCCGTCCACCCCGGAGAGGCGACCGGTGGCCTCAGGACCCACCACGGCGATCGCCGGGGCGATCCGTCCGGCGAGCGTGGCCAGCTCATCGTCGGTGAGGCGGTAGTTCAGTGGCACGAACGGAAGGTCGGCCCACGCCGCGCCGAACAGGGAGATGGGCAGGGCGGCCGACGACACATCGGCCATAGCCACCGCGTCGACCCCGGCGGCCCGAAAACGATCAGCTGCCACTCCGGCCCGGTCGAACAACTGCTGGAAGGTCAGGCCGCCATCGAGGGACCCGACGGCGATTCGGTCGCCGAATCCGGCAGCCGCCATCTCCAGCAGCATCATCAGGTTCACGGTTGGGTCGGCTTCCTGGTCGGCTATCTGGCGGACGTCTGGTTCGCCTCAGTCTGAGGCGGGG
This genomic stretch from Acidimicrobiales bacterium harbors:
- a CDS encoding glycine/sarcosine/betaine reductase selenoprotein B family protein, with amino-acid sequence MEARPETSTPIDYIALTRDRYDLLGYPPYQWAKLTDTPPWTPLARPLAESTVALIGSGGAYREGQTAFHWKDDTGVRRIPSADPATDIRVTHFAYDLEPAREDPNIVFPVDRLRDLVDEGVIGGLAPTALGCMGGIYSVRRATEELAPAVVAEITAMDVDLALLVPV
- a CDS encoding alpha/beta hydrolase, with product MPVASDLQPLLDVIANRRDPDGPIDVEELREGYRALCTSGQHLAAEVSEVTERMIPGPDGDLPIRVYRAEGLGDRAPVVLHLHGGGWTIGDLEGYDEQFRAVASTAGAVVVALEYRLAPEHPFPAAVDDSWAALCWVSEHAAELGIDPERLVVAGDSAGGNLSAILSLLARDRGGPTIAHQFLIYPATDFDYDSGRWPSLEENATGYFLELRTMRWFAENVAGDQDLTAEPLAAPIRAENHVGLPPATLMVGGFDPLRDECLGYAEVLRSAGVPVDVIYHEEQIHGYWIVAPLVPSSEAARDTDLAALRAAVGALPVG
- a CDS encoding CoA transferase — translated: MTETGVGRDTVPNEGVATGPMRGVKVVELGVWVAGPAAGGILADWGADVVKIEPPSGDPCRMFQWMLGGDMPTNPIFEMDNRSKKGIAVDLGTDDGMAIAMELLADADVFVTNLRVGALERLGLDHASVSERLPRLVYCQITGYGSEGPDADRAAFDIGAFWARSGVAGLLTPPGGDPPFQRGGMGDHSTGLAAAAAVSAALFDRERTGQGQLVETSLIRQGAYTISFDLNLLLMWGVTLEIGERTSMGNPAMNNYTAGCGRRFWIVGLEGERHWPPLARAVGHPEWLDDERFARPRERAANASELVSMLDGIFATQTLDEWTEVFATEPDFFWAPINSPDDLLADPAFHGSGALVDVPDDVSSTTMVATPVDFRGTPWAARSTAPTIGQHTREVLMAMGRTGAEIDALVAAGTVAEPN
- a CDS encoding acyl-CoA dehydrogenase family protein; translation: MDFTRTPTEEAFADEVRTWLAEHLVGEFADLRGRGGVGQEDVAPELLLEWERELASGGWLGIDYPVHLGGRDATLTEQVIFHQTYVEARAPGRFPNIGLNLLGPTVVAYGTEAQQERFVRPILAGIEHWCQGYSEPDAGSDLANVATRARLDGDRWLVTGQKIWTSLAQFAQWAFVVCRTDPTTERHAGLSYLLVPMDQAGIEMRPIVQITGGTEFNEVFFDDAETDADLVVGEVGGGWAVAMGTLGFERGASTLGQQTGYRQELDALMDLARNNGSIEDPSLRQDLMRAWSELEILRYNQLRMLTALVADGVPGPEMSIGKLYWASWHRRLGELGIRIRGASGMIGVDATSPLEDPLGANYRLDRLQRTFLYSRSHTIYGGSNQVQRNVIGERVLGLPREPR
- a CDS encoding acetyl-CoA C-acetyltransferase — translated: MSEAYIVDAIRTPTGKKGGGLSQVHPADLGAHVISGVLERNDVDPMAVDDVVMGCVDNLGPQAGDIARTAWLAAGLPEAVPGTTVDRQCGSGQQAVSFAAMGVMAGVQDLVVAGGMQNMSMIPIGLALEAAKPFGHEDPFSGSTGWVDRYGTQEVSQFRGAEMIAEKWDFSRETMEAFAFESHQRAIRAIDEGRFDSEVSPLADVEADEGPRRGGSLEKMAQLAPLVEGGRITAALASQVSDGAAALLIASEQAVADHGLTPRARIHHMSVRGDDPIYMLTGPIAATTHALEKTGMSIDDFDLFECNEAFAPVPLAWMLEHSVPHEKVNVNGGAIALGHPLGCSGAKLMTTLLYELERTGGRYGFQTMCEGGGQANVTILERL
- a CDS encoding enoyl-CoA hydratase/isomerase family protein, whose translation is MTGSGSVRVWSAAEATDLLSAPTVDLDLGALRDAPVLVIDDADRLTAGTTAVLDGLPLVSVGIAPVGTAPALDVLVADPDAAAAVVDGVMANPMAAVTCCQVLRHGGGMSTDGGLLLESTAFGTLQGGPEFARWLDGRGRRARPGESDPPVLVDASGDVVRLTLNRPRLRNAWSAAMRDALVEALRPLAVSGDDRPVHLTGAGSAFCCGGDPAEFGTVDNSATAHLIRSSGNAASWLDRLAPRLTVTVQGPAVGSGVELAAFADRIEATAAATFRLPEVSMGLIPGAGGTVSVPRRIGRQRTAWLCLTGTTIDVATALDWGLVDTFLD
- a CDS encoding class I adenylate-forming enzyme family protein, with translation MMLLEMAAAGFGDRIAVGSLDGGLTFQQLFDRAGVAADRFRAAGVDAVAMADVSSAALPISLFGAAWADLPFVPLNYRLTDDELATLAGRIAPAIAVVGPEATGRLSGVDGVSVVDRDALLADLVDALAPSPEWDMEGEGTAILLFTSGTTGDPKAAVLRHRHLVSYVLGSVEFMGAGEEEAALVSVPPYHVAGMAAILSNVYAGRRIVQLPAFDAAAWVDLVRTEGVTSAMVVPTMLTRIVEYLDAEVADDATPDGAYLPSLRSLSYGGGKMPRPTIERALQLLPDTAFVNAYGLTETSSTVALLGPQEHREALASDDESIRARLGSAGRPLPSIEVSIRDEDGTEVATGEPGEIWVRGEQVSGEYRGLAPRLTSEGWFPTHDGGWMGDDGFLHVSGRIDDVIVKGGQNISPSEIEAVLVDHPGVSDAAAIGLPDAQWGERIVAAVVRSTGSTVGADELQEAVRAELRSNRTPDHVAFVDALPYNDTGKLLRRVLRADLADLGDGSTQ